The DNA segment GCCCAGGGACTGCTCCCACTGCACGGTCAGACCCGCGTTCTCCAGGATCTTCTGCTCCCGGATCACCAGGCTGAGCGGGTTGTAGAGGGCGTAGTCGAGGCGGACCCGGTCGCCGCCGGAGGACCCGCCGGACGACGAGGCCCCGGCGGCCGGGGCGACGCCGCCGGAGGAGGACTCACCCTGCACGCACCCGGCGGCGGTCAGGGCGAACGCCCCCAGACCGAGGCCCAGGAGGGCGCGACGGGTGGTGCGGGACGTGGACGAGGGCAGCGTGGACACAGTTCTCCAGGGAGTGGTGAGCGGGGTGTTCGAGGGAGGGGTCGGGGTGCGCGGGTCAGGCCGAACGCGGGACGCCGAGCAGGTCGAGCAGTTCGACGCGCAACCGCGCCGTGGCCGCGTCGGCGCGGTCGCGCGGGCGGGGGGCCTCGACGGCGAGGTCGCGGACGATGCGCGCGCCGTCCTCGTCCTGCCCGTCCTTCCCGAGCACGAGGACGCGGTCGGCCAGGTGCAGGGCCTCGTCGACGTCGTGGGTGACGAAGACGACGGTCGCGCCGGTGCTGCGCTGGACCTCGTCGAGCAGGTCCTGCATCTTCAGCCGGGTCAGGGCGTCGAGGGCGGCGAACGGCTCGTCCAGCAGCAGGACGCCGGGACGGCGGACGAGAGCGCGGGCCAGGGCGGTGCGCTGGGCCATGCCCCCCGACACCCGCCGCGGGCGGTGCCCGGCGAACTCCTCCAGGCCGACGACCTCCAGCCAGCGCAGCACCTCGGCGCGGCCGTCGGCGCGGCTCGTGCCGCGGGGCAGGCCGAAGGCGACGTTCCCGGCCAGGTCGCGCCACGGCAGCAGGCGCGGTTCCTGGAAGACGACGGCCGTGCGCGGG comes from the Kineococcus mangrovi genome and includes:
- a CDS encoding ABC transporter ATP-binding protein, which encodes MPGPMEEIVTTAPTTPAAVLPGTRVDAAGVVLRGVGRTFGDHRVLAPLDLDLAAGGTVALVGASGSGKSTLLRLIAGLDTPSTGAVTVAGEPVRGVHPRTAVVFQEPRLLPWRDLAGNVAFGLPRGTSRADGRAEVLRWLEVVGLEEFAGHRPRRVSGGMAQRTALARALVRRPGVLLLDEPFAALDALTRLKMQDLLDEVQRSTGATVVFVTHDVDEALHLADRVLVLGKDGQDEDGARIVRDLAVEAPRPRDRADAATARLRVELLDLLGVPRSA